TGCTGATTCTGGTCTCTATGTAGCAAAGATTGATGAAAAAATCATTGTCAAGATTGGGCCAAATGGTGGTCTAGGAAATCTAATTCCACCAGATTATCAGCTGGTTCACTCAGGGTTGGACTATGCTGTTTGGGagaaaaatgcataaaaaaatgTGGTATTGCTAATAAGGTCAGTGTATAGTATTTAACATGCCCATTATTATGTACTCCCATTTACACCTCCGGGGATGTTTCTTTAGAATAACTGCTGCGAGATGTATGAACAACGATTATAGATATGAACAAGAGTTTCATATATACTGGAATTTTCCTGTTTTCATGCACTATTTGTCAAGCCTTTGGACACGACTTGCAGAAATGGTTGTGGAGAGAAATGTcagcattttatttttattttttgcattatgCTGGAGGCGGAAGCACATCCGCGTACTTAACAATTATGAGAGGAAAATGACGACAGAGATTTGTGCGATTCTGCACCAACTTGACCACGCGGAAGATAATTCACACCCATCGACACCAAATACCCGAGCCCTGATACAATTCCTGTTTTCCCCTCTCAAAGGTGACTTGGGTACGTAATAGGCCTCGACATTTTTGTGTCTCCGCTTTACATCTCTTTCCCAGAGGTTTATTATCTACACGTCTTAAAATTCCCCATGTTTCCACTaggaaaatctaggaagtgTCAATTCTCCATAGCATCTATTGACATGTATTGAACTCTGATGAGTGTATTTTGGACTCCACAGTCCATTAAAAAACATGATTCTCTGCACAGTATATATGCAATACAGTACACACACCCaacaaagggagagagagagagacagacagacagagagATCATCTAGTATTGCTTCTATTGTCTATTTCCTTTGCTAAAACCTAATGACACAAGAGCAATGCTATGGGGCCGGGTTCGCCAAAATATGTTGTGCAAGCTTAATTTGCTAAGCCTGCATTCTCTATGAAGGCAGCAATCTCATCTTTTACAATGACCTTCTTGTCCTTTGAAATGGCCTCGTCACTGCACATTACAAGCCAAACAATGTTTATTTGATTAGCGGTGAGATTGGAGATTTCAGTTCGTTTCTATCCGGCACCCTTTCTTGATCCTATGAGTAGGGTGATGGCACAAACCTCTCTATGTCAATTCTTTCGTCTTCATGTTCATAATCGAACTTGAGCTCGAATCTCTTGCCACCAACATCAACACTGGTCGGCTTGAAATCATGGCATTCGTTTCCAGAACTTTGCCTGTCATGCAAGGAAGATATCGCGGTATCTTGCATGCCCCACGACTCAACATGCTGTAATGATGGCTGATTCAAAAaataatcttcttcttcttcattacGTTGTTGAAGACGAGGATCATAACTCATCGGATCACACGTTTCCACATCAAGGCAAGGCTTGATAACATCGCGACAATCAGCTGGAGCCAACGATTCGTATGCATGATCCGGTAATGGCATCCGAGGTTGACGAGGAACCGGTGGCGCACGACACAAGGCTAGTTGCTGAAGGACGAGTTCTAACTCAACCATGTTGTATTCGATCTGGCACTTGAGCTCGCATATGATCCTATAACACCCGCCAACAGGGTCGTTGGCCCGAGTGTCGGACTGGAAGATGATGGTGCGCATGGCCTGGTCCTTCTTACAAGGGTCGTCGATGTTTTTGATGGTCTTGCTGATGTTGCTGACGCCAAACAATTTATGTGCGTTGAGGAACTGGCGCTGGCGATGGTGAGGGAAGTAAGGGGCGAGGATGCAGTCGGGCGCGCACTTCCTGCGTTGGTATTTACATGCAGCGCAAgcgtgggtggtggtggtgttgttggCCCTTGGATTGTTGCTCATTGCTTGttggattttattttgttaatttgggCGTGTGGGAGATTTCTCGGCTGAGTTTCCGGCGGAGGGATTCGAGATGAAGCTTTGTTTTCTCAATGCGGAGAAAACTGAAAGGTTCGGAAATGGAATGGGAGATGGAGAGAAATGGGTGGGGGTGgagacatgagagagagagagagagagagagagagtaaattcAGTTGCAATATTTGGGGCTATGAAAGCTGAGTCTGGTAATTGGGATGCCAGCTGGGTGATTAGTTGTGTGCATTTGATTTGAATTAAACTGTGTAGACTTTTTCCATTGTCTTGTGATAGAAATCCACGTGTAGACGTTGTTGGCTAAGTgtaaatttggaaaataataataattaagttttatacattaaatgattaattaaattatCAAAACGAGGTAATTCTATTTAATTTAGGAAGTCAGGATACGTACGTTCATTCTAAAATAGGCGAGATGTCGCTGCCATATTCAATGGAATGGAGATTTCCATTCCATCCATGGAGAGGGTGCGAATTCAACAATTGCTTATCGATAGAAATAACATCAAAGCCATGGTTTTGTTCGTTTTGAGGTCTCAAAATTTCTGGGCATAGTTTCTACTCATTACTCTAAAAGCCTTTaatttcctcaaaatccaaaccgaacagcGTCGAaatgattttccttttcaattacaACCAGCCATGACATTCTCAGCCATGTTGATTAGCCATTTCATCATAACACAGAGAGTGCCTCCTCCTTGCTTTTAGAGCATTTCTAATCTAAGAGAAGAAACACAATTTTACCTCAAATATGTATTTTCGTGACTCTTGTAGAATGTTAGAGAGTTATGCAATCCAAGAGATTgttcaaattttgatttttatcaCTTTTTTAAACATTGAAGGATCCACTTTGCCCCAGAAATCAGCAATTCACCAATAATAAGCATTGGATTTGATGAGATGACAAATTTGATGAGAGAGACAGCTACGTCAAACCAGTGTACCAAGTTTGCTTTCTTCCTTAGAGCTAGTGTTTTGCTTTTATGTGACTCGTTAATgtagtttggtttttgttttgctatctgtagaaactttatatccatctcaaaattaattggcaatgagtgaagaggttccaaatatttttaagtgaTCAACTCATTCTAACTCTTGGAGATATCTGTCTCtcgtttttctcttctttctcgtGTCTGCTCACAGACAGAAATAACATCAAAGCATTAAttgattttccttttcagtTACTCCATCACGATCAAACATGACATTCTCGGCCATGCTGGTTAGCCAAATAGCACAAACGAATCGAGTACTGAACCCGGGACCCTGGGTCTGGTGCTTGGTCCCATCCAATACGTCTATCAAGGTCCCCCATTTTCAACTGCTGTAGTAGAGGATGAGTCAAAAAACACCATGCATCGACGAGTATTAGGTTGTGTAACAcaagcgttttttttttttttaatatcattTTAACGAACTTTTTTAATCCTTTGTATAGTATTTAGTCAATTTTGTGGGCatttaaaaaactttttaactttttgaaaagaaatatgtTATATGCATCCAAAAAGTTAattatttgataaaaaacaaTAAAGACACAAAAACATGAGTagccaaaaaatttgaaaattataaatttttgcgAGGAGAAAAGAGCAAAGCAAAATGTACTTATGTGTTCCACTAAATAAAATACtccaagtatttattttttgaattaaagatgatgtagtgtgagagaatgacatgtctcgtaaaacaaaaaataagtacttcgtCCGtcctattttctgttttttttggtattcgtgtcagttttcaatcacTTATATCTTCAAATATGaatcttcaaaaatatgcaatatgaatattgtttgatagttctcgattagttctataatataaagtttttaaaattataaaaaaatattatatattgtGACATATAAGCTTTTAAAAAACGGCACGAACAATgaaaaaaagcaaacaaaataggacggagggaatacttacaaaataagaatCCTAGCGGAACGAATGAATGGGATTTATCATTGATAGTAATTGAAGGTATTTTTCTTTGTAGTTGCCAAAGCGTGCCCTGGTTTGGGGCTTTCGAGCATTATTATCTTCAGTTGTCAAAAGAGTGCTTTATCTTATTCCTTTTCTCCATTTTAAGGGACGAAAAGAAAAGCAATGAATGGTGATATGCACTGCCAATATACTTTTGATGAGGCACGAGAAAGAGATCGAGTTGTGTCAAAGAAAAAGGTGCCATTATTGAGCCAAATTGACCTTCCAAAACTGACACACTGGTCAACAGTACTAGAGATCACCACGTTTTGCCaaggtttctatttttttacgtattttttaaatatttatttttattatacaaaatagatcatttttttaataatatattacatttaatttaaaaaataaatactttttttagTTGGTGAAACGCACCATAAATAGattattattttgatgcatgttcACTTTTTTATGTTGGCTTAAACCCACATATGTGAATTATGTGTGGTgaggaggagaaatttttcagtgcctagcgggtaccacgtggtgccagCTTGGTGCATTTGGGCCGTGCATTTcagttttggacggctcggatttaaagagagaaaaagaagagagaaaaaagagagagagtgtgggggtgagaggagagagagtatcTCAATCTGGGCCgtctaatacacttttggacgatttGGATGTGTCTGCTCAGACACCACGTCAATAGAGTGACGTGGTACCCACTTGGTACTGAAAAATTTCATGGTGAGGAGGGCCCTGAGGCGTATTTTCTCAAAAGTTTCCCAGGGCCATGTTATGCTAATGTAATTTTCCCAGGACAGAAGTTGAACTCGGGAATCGAGTCAGTGTAGCAATGgtatattttaaaaatactaCTATGTAGATGTGGCAATtctaattcatattttttaatccgtctaaatttttttatttataattcaATTTAATCCGTtcatattgtataatgggttgaATTTATATAAACACATATTTTTGAGGGTTTAGATGGGTTAAAAATGAATCAAATATGGATTAATTAGAACTAAAAGACCCATGCACAAGAGTTAATTACTGTTTAAGCTAAAAATCCTCGCCTACCAAATTCGGTCTTCATTATTTACTTCAATCAGATTCATCCCCGATCATcagaaattctctctctctctctctctctctctctctctacttcaaTCAGCTTCATCGATCCTcagaaattctctctctctctctctctccatttcacAGACTTTTTTAAAGAACTAAGGGTGGGTTCCAGAACTCCAaaaagcccattatttttaaataaagcaatttcaagctcaaaaatgacaagcttattgaaatctaaaaatatgtaatatgaattttgtttgaaagatctcatcgagatcttatatacgatgcaaaaaaaatttaaaaattatttttcatgtacattatttttgaatttgaaaatgtgaaataaattgtttattttttaagaaagtttctggaacggagcctaactaAAACAAATTAATCCTGATTTGGCAAgtcaaaatgactttttttttttttttgttgtctttcatcaagattttttcatacttaataattttgtatcatacttttgtgacttattaattcgtctcgtcaagaaaaataaaaaaaataaaaatttttgattgaaactcataactttttaaaaagaaaaaaacagtaaCCATTGACGAGGAAACGAAGGAGCTGACCGACAAGGCAAAACCGAAGCTCTGAAAGTTTAGATCAAGACTTACTAATTAGTTACTGCTAGCTTTTCGGATAAATTGAGAGTGATTTATtattactccattttttttatttgttagttttacgtcaaatttttgtaacttattgatttgttgcGATTAGAGGAACCGAAAAGGTACAAGTcacaaaaaatttaacgcaaaactaacaaattgtgaaaaatatttgaataaaaacatatttttcggTGCAATCATCGCCTTCTAGACAATTCTCTAATGCGGCTTCTGACTCCTCGTCGAAGTTACGTTActgtttggaaatggaaaaaaagaagaagtaaaaacctgattttttaaaagtttttttaggctctaattgcttcatttttattataaaaaaattgagttttaatcataaaattttacttttctgaattTCCTTATTGAGACAAATCAGAGGGGggaagagagggaaaaaaaaagaaagaaagaaagaaagaaaacggGTCGGGTCAGCGGGTTTGACCCATATTCGAATTGATCCGTTTCAACCCGTTTACTTTTTGACTCATATTCGACCCATTCATATTTGACCCACGATCCGTTTTAATCCGCCCAAACCCGTCCGTTTGCTAACCCTGTCCGTTTGCCACCTCTACTACCATGTTTTACCCAGAAATTTAATTTAAAGTGCCTAATCACCCGAAAATGGTCAAGTAGGCCGTAGAGGTTGTGAACTGGCCCAAGAATCGAAAACAGACTGAGATACCTATAGAGGAAACTGCTCTTTCCCATCTAACCGATTGAGTGGGGATGTCACGGCATCGGCAAGTGCAGAACCGTTACATATAGGCCGATTCCGTGCGTAACCGGTTATATCGTGCATACCTAAGCTTTTTATTCAAcgatttgttaaaaaaaaagaagataataaaattgattttcacatatTCCTTTTTTATAATCAAACCTCTATTTTTTATGTCCTTTTATGATGTGAATTTATAAAATCAACCTTTCATTGAAATACTCCTTCACACTAAGAATAACAATATTATAaattcacataaaaaaaaaaagaaaaagaaagaacgtggttaattattattaataaaaaaaaagggtgcgAAAATAACTATCCAAAGAGTAATTCTAGCACtacacccaaacacacattCACACTTACATGAGTGGTGAGTCATGCACACACACTCATGTGAGTATGTGTGTGTACCCAAATAAAATGACTTCAAAGATTTTAAGAACCAAAAGTACTCTACCCCTATTCCTATCGCTCTCATTTACGGCTCTTAATTTCATCGTCCATAAGTGTTTTAGACggttcggattaaaaacaaactattaccggtcaaagtttaaaaaacatATCTCACCATTGAATGCCGAGAAGCACGGTGAAATTAAACGAGCGGTGAAACAGAACTGTAAGACAGTGGGAGTGATTTAAAAAATCTTAGCTACATGGGGATTGTTGTGGAGCATGCTCCTGCCCACACCTTTCTCTGTGACTCTCTGCTGATATTCATcatcccattctttttcttactATATTTCATAC
This DNA window, taken from Rhododendron vialii isolate Sample 1 chromosome 8a, ASM3025357v1, encodes the following:
- the LOC131335685 gene encoding LOB domain-containing protein 22-like codes for the protein MSNNPRANNTTTTHACAACKYQRRKCAPDCILAPYFPHHRQRQFLNAHKLFGVSNISKTIKNIDDPCKKDQAMRTIIFQSDTRANDPVGGCYRIICELKCQIEYNMVELELVLQQLALCRAPPVPRQPRMPLPDHAYESLAPADCRDVIKPCLDVETCDPMSYDPRLQQRNEEEEDYFLNQPSLQHVESWGMQDTAISSLHDRQSSGNECHDFKPTSVDVGGKRFELKFDYEHEDERIDIESDEAISKDKKVIVKDEIAAFIENAGLAN